The DNA sequence GGTGGGGAAAATATTTCCCCCTTGGAAGTTGAGAGTCGCCTCGCTTCACATCCATCCATCGGTGAAGCAAGTGTGTTGGGTTTGCCTGACGCAAAGTATGGGGAGGTTGTAGGATGCTTTCTAAAAAGTGCGCCTAATGTTGAAAGGTTGGCAGATGAAGAGGTGCAGGGCTGGGTGAGAGAAACACTGGCCTGGCATAAGACACCAGCGTACATATTTTGGATTGGAGACCCTGGTGTTGCGGATGACTTCCCCAGAACGGGAACTGGTAAGCATCAGAAGCATATCATGAAGAAAATTGGGGAAAGGCTTATTGCTGTaaggagaaatggagtgTGTGAGCCCAGGTTGATGTGTGAAAGCTTCCGCTCTGTTACAACACATTCCTCTGTTGGCAACAACAGCTTGATAAACTGTGTCTAACATAACTAATACTAGCTGGCCTCATCCTCTAGGTCTAGGAAATAGAGAATCCCTCCACTCAACGCAGGGCTAATAACActtccatgatcttcatccaagtattcccttctctccaccgCATCCAAATGTTGACTAGCAACAAGTTGCAAGTACAGATCATTGCAGTTATCTGCCATGCGACGCTTTGCCGCCGATCCCACTCGTCGTTCGTATTTCTCCAATGGCTCATGCCTGCGGCGTACTGGAAACTGCTCTCGGGAGCCGTATGATAGTCGTAGAGTGGGCTGCGTACTCGTCCCTGACCGTTGTAGGAATTGTGGTACTTTGGTAAGGATGAATCTCTCATTCCACCATATCGATGGACTAGCTGCAATGTATGTATCAAATGATGTCGGTTGCGTGAAAAGAGTGTTCAATACAAACAGTCCCCCATACGAATGGCCAAACAAGGCTGTCCGAGCAAATTTGACATTAGGGAAGATGGACGAGGCTACGAATGGACGGACAATATTGTTgataaaagaaaggaacCGATCTGCACCGCCGTATGGCTCCGGTCGAGGGTTGCCGTCGGGTCCCTCAGGCGGAGTGTAGTGATCACATGGCGGAGTGAGGTCCGAAGAGCGTTGAGGACTATAGACAGAAGCCTTTAAGGGATACCCGATTCCAACAACGATGGTCCCAGGTTTGTTAGGGTTAAGAGACGCTTGCCGCCGAGCGACGTCTGTTGCTGTGAGAAACATAGCATTGCCATCAACAGCGAATCTGCAAGTAAGTATGTTAGTACCGCTGATGGAAGCAGGCCCCACCAAGCATCCGACTTACATTACATTCGCGACCGCCGAGACGTTTGTTTCTCGCCAGCTCAGTGGCCAGGAGACCTCCACCAAGTATGTCGCTTCTGTGCCGGTTAAGACCTCCCACGCGGCCATGTTACGGCCAGAGCCGCCCTCGGAGGGAGTGAATTTCCACTCTCTGCGCATGGTGATGTAGTATGAGTACTGGAATTGTTAATGCCCAGTAGTTAAAGATCAGACCATCGGAAAAAGCTCGGCGGATGACCGTTAAGATGTGCAGACTCAGTTAGCCAGTCGGTATTTCAAGAGGAATTCGGAGCCAGGAATTCCGCAAAATAAATTAGACCACGCAAGCTTGAATTTCTTGGCCTTTGGCCGCTGCTCGGTGCCCACTATTACGACCATCTGCCCAATAATCGCTTGAACCTCGAGGCAGCAGGACGCCACATTCCGCGCGGAGGCTCTTGGCATTCATTATCTGATCCTAATCTTTTTACCAGAACAAGCGTGAACGTGACTAGTCTGACTGAAGGTCGCGCCATTAGCCACAAGAGCGAATTATTATGTTTAGTTCCAACACGCAGAGACTTTTGTCCATGGCTCAATGCGCGGAGTACCTCCGCTTGACTAGGGTTATTCGGCAATGCGACCATGACTCGCTTATCAGTCCCGGATCAGATTAGATCCTAGAGAGACCcatttatttcccttttggtCGGAACCTCGTGGGATGTTTCCCAATGCGAACTGGATGGGACGACTCACGACGCAGCCCTacctgtttcttctctgctacAACACGAGGTCCAGTGGGGCTCAACTTCGATCAATTCCTAGAAATCCTTGCTGTATAGATTCAATAAAACAAGCCTTCTCGCGCGATGTGAAGTTTATCTTGTCCGTTTTTCCgactttcctttccttttcttatcaattttatttttatcagTTGTACTCGAGAGTGACCTAGTTTCTACCGAAGGCGTGAGCAATGGACCGAGCTGCAGAGGTTTCTAAGGTGGCAGATGATTCAATCTCTCCTCATGCCTCGCATACAACATCAAACACTGCTACGCTGGACAAATCCGGCAACAAGATAGTGGAACAGTCAACTTCAGCCGACGATGTGGAAAAGCAATCCGATACACAAAGTCTTCAGGCAGGTGTCCGGAGAGCAGAGATTTTGCGAAAAGGATGGACGAAGAAAGGTTTATATACGGCCTTTGTCGGGTATGTGAGAGAAATAAAACTATAGGATAACAACGTCGTACTGACTTAGAATATTTTCTAGTCTGTTCATCGCGACACTCGCAATCAACTTTGGCGATTATTCCACGCAGGTCTATGTCCCGTACACCACCAGCGCCTTTAAGCAACACTCTGCAATGAGCGCTGCTCGCGTAGTCATGAATATCACCCGCATTGCTGCCTATCCAATTATTGCGAAGCTGGGAGATGTATGTATACAGCAATTCTGGAATTTGGGACTGCTAGGCTAATCGCTCTGCTTCTGATAGGTGTTCGGTAGAGCAGAGATGTTTATTCTCTCCATTGCAGCCTCTACCCTTGGCTATGTGATTTATGCCGCTTGCGAAGATATCGCGCAGTATATGGTATTTACGATACAACATCCGTGGTCTTCGACGGAATTATGTGCTAATCCATGAAACAGGTTGCTGGTATCTTTGAAGCAATCGGATCGACAGGCTACGCGCTTACACAGCAAGTTTTCGTCGCCGACGTTACCAACCTGATCAATCGTGGAATCTGGTCTACACTACCTGACTCACTTACCACTGTCCCAACCTTATACCTGGGCACGATTGTCGCTCAACGCATGCTAGACCACTCGACGTGGCGATGGGGCTGGGGCATGTGGGCCATCATAACACCCGTTTGCGCAGTGCCTTTGATCGCAACAATGCTAGTCTACCAGCGGCGCGCTCCAATTAAGGTTCCTATTGCGAAGGCCATGGGCTGGAAGGAAACAGACACCTGGTATCAGCGCGCGTACCGTCTCCTCTGGGTCGAGCTGGACTTACCGGGCGGTGTTCTCCTGCTACTCGGACTATCCCTATTGTTGGTTCCCATCGCCTTGACAGGTTCCAATAACAGCAACGCCTGGCACAAGGGAAATTTCATCGCGATGCTCGTCCTTGGAGTCGTGTTCCTCATGTCATTTGTTATATGGGACGCCCGGTTCGCGAAGAAGCCGTTCGTGCCATATCGCATGATTAAGCAGCGCACCGTAGCAGCAGCATGTCTCCTAGGTgctctcgatttcttccacTACTCCGTCTTTTCAGTTTTCTTCACCAGTTACCTTCAAGTCGCTGGACACTTCAACGCAGGTAATGCCACAAGAATCGAGTACGTGCCATTCCCCCAGAATAGAACCTGCACAGACCACAAACTAACCAAGACCAAAAACGTAGCAACTCCCTCCGCGTCGCCTTCCAAGTCTCAGGAATCTTCGCCGCCTTCTTCATGAAATACACCAAACGCTCCCAAATCTGGGTCCTAGTCGGCGTGCCCCTCTGCATCCTAGGCATGGGGATCCTCCTCTACCTCGTAGACATGGGCGATGGCAAAACCGGCAACGAAGCAGCCTTCGTAACCGCCAAATCCCTAATCGGCATCGGCCGCGGCTTCTACCAAACCGCAGCACAAGTCTCAGTCCAAGCCGTCGTCTCCAGACAGGAAGTATCAGTCGTCACAgccgtcttcttcgcctcgaTGAGCATCGGCGGTGCTATTGGAACTAGTGTAGCGGGTGCTATTTGGCGGAGTAATCTGCCCCGCAAGTTGAGCGAGTATCTGCCTGATGAGGCGAAGGGTCAGGCTAAGTCGATCTTTGGGTCGATTGTTGTGGCCCAGAAGTATCCGGTTGGTGGGTCGGTTAGGATGGCGATTGATCGGAGTTATCGTGAGTCGCAGCGGTTGTTGGCTATTGCTGCTATTTCGGCGCTTGCGCCTATGGTTGTTATTATGTTCTTTTTGAAGAATGTGCATTTGGATGAGAGGCAGACTGctaaggaggagggggagagagaaatgggagagcagaagaagggagatgCGGAATGAGATGAATGTTTTACTGGGTTAGTGTATTTGGTAGGACTTCTTATGCGTGGTCTCTACTCCGTTGGCCGTCACCAAATGAAGCAAAATTAATTTACCATAGAGGTTGTTTTGCAATATACCCAGTTGGACTTTGCATTATCCTGGTCCTCAGGCCAG is a window from the Aspergillus oryzae RIB40 DNA, chromosome 6 genome containing:
- a CDS encoding uncharacterized protein (predicted protein), which encodes MRREWKFTPSEGGSGRNMAAWEVLTGTEATYLVEVSWPLSWRETNVSAVANVIFAVDGNAMFLTATDVARRQASLNPNKPGTIVVGIGYPLKASVYSPQRSSDLTPPCDHYTPPEGPDGNPRPEPYGGADRFLSFINNIVRPFVASSIFPNVKFARTALFGHSYGGL
- a CDS encoding uncharacterized protein (predicted transporter (major facilitator superfamily)), translating into MDRAAEVSKVADDSISPHASHTTSNTATLDKSGNKIVEQSTSADDVEKQSDTQSLQAGVRRAEILRKGWTKKGLYTAFVGLFIATLAINFGDYSTQVYVPYTTSAFKQHSAMSAARVVMNITRIAAYPIIAKLGDVFGRAEMFILSIAASTLGYVIYAACEDIAQYMVAGIFEAIGSTGYALTQQVFVADVTNLINRGIWSTLPDSLTTVPTLYLGTIVAQRMLDHSTWRWGWGMWAIITPVCAVPLIATMLVYQRRAPIKVPIAKAMGWKETDTWYQRAYRLLWVELDLPGGVLLLLGLSLLLVPIALTGSNNSNAWHKGNFIAMLVLGVVFLMSFVIWDARFAKKPFVPYRMIKQRTVAAACLLGALDFFHYSVFSVFFTSYLQVAGHFNAGNATRIDNSLRVAFQVSGIFAAFFMKYTKRSQIWVLVGVPLCILGMGILLYLVDMGDGKTGNEAAFVTAKSLIGIGRGFYQTAAQVSVQAVVSRQEVSVVTAVFFASMSIGGAIGTSVAGAIWRSNLPRKLSEYLPDEAKGQAKSIFGSIVVAQKYPVGGSVRMAIDRSYRESQRLLAIAAISALAPMVVIMFFLKNVHLDERQTAKEEGEREMGEQKKGDAE